A part of Sulfurimonas sp. HSL-1716 genomic DNA contains:
- the nifV gene encoding homocitrate synthase: protein MLINDTTLRDGEQAPYVAFNTEEKLTIAKALVACGADELEIGIAAMGSKEQEDIKELLSLGLDVCMMTWNRAKMSDLEASLSCGVKAVDLSIPISDILIDVKFGGNKDAMLRELENVIKVAKAEGVYVCIGGEDSSRGSLSFMKEVMRLGRELGADRFRYCDTVGIMTPMQIYNDIRELVSADILPIEMHTHNDFGLANANALSGLDAGALSVNTTVIGLGERAGNASFEQISMALKHLYGQTRPIDTLGMRNLALLVANAAGMTLSPSAPIVGERIFAHESGVHADGMMKNSKSYEPFEAEEVGSSREFPIGKHSGTGTILYHLKQLGINAERSTLALLLPRIRDIVTSRKRVLDDAELVTLYRESLCL, encoded by the coding sequence ATGCTTATCAATGACACGACTCTTCGCGACGGTGAACAGGCTCCCTACGTAGCGTTTAATACAGAGGAGAAGCTTACCATTGCCAAAGCGCTCGTAGCCTGCGGTGCCGATGAACTGGAGATCGGTATCGCTGCTATGGGAAGCAAAGAGCAAGAAGATATCAAAGAGCTGCTCTCTCTTGGTTTGGACGTATGCATGATGACTTGGAACCGTGCAAAGATGAGTGACCTGGAAGCGTCACTTAGCTGTGGTGTTAAAGCAGTTGATCTTTCTATTCCCATTTCGGATATTTTAATAGATGTGAAGTTCGGCGGCAACAAAGATGCTATGCTGCGTGAACTTGAAAATGTCATCAAAGTAGCAAAAGCCGAAGGTGTCTATGTTTGTATCGGAGGAGAGGACAGCTCGCGCGGTTCTCTCTCTTTTATGAAAGAGGTTATGAGACTTGGGCGCGAACTCGGGGCTGATCGCTTTCGCTACTGTGATACGGTAGGCATCATGACCCCGATGCAGATTTATAACGATATACGTGAACTGGTTTCTGCGGATATTCTTCCTATAGAGATGCACACTCACAACGATTTCGGTTTGGCAAATGCCAATGCGCTCAGCGGTTTGGATGCAGGTGCCCTAAGCGTCAATACGACGGTCATAGGTCTAGGAGAGCGAGCGGGCAACGCATCGTTCGAGCAGATCTCGATGGCGCTCAAACATCTTTACGGACAAACCCGTCCTATAGACACGCTGGGTATGCGCAATCTTGCGCTTTTAGTCGCAAATGCGGCAGGAATGACTCTCTCTCCTAGTGCGCCGATCGTAGGTGAGAGAATATTTGCCCATGAAAGCGGAGTTCATGCGGACGGTATGATGAAAAACTCTAAGTCGTATGAGCCTTTTGAAGCTGAAGAGGTCGGTTCTTCAAGAGAGTTTCCCATAGGAAAGCACTCGGGGACGGGAACAATTTTGTACCATCTCAAACAGCTCGGCATTAATGCGGAAAGATCGACATTGGCACTATTGCTGCCACGTATCCGTGATATAGTTACATCCAGAAAAAGAGTCTTAGATGATGCCGAGCTTGTCACTCTTTACAGGGAAAGCCTATGTTTATAG
- the nifB gene encoding nitrogenase cofactor biosynthesis protein NifB translates to MSCCSNNPAENFMPEDIRQKIHNHPCYSEGAHHHYARIHVAVAPACNIQCNYCNRKYDCSNESRPGVTSERLTPKEAAKKVLFVGGEVQRLSVLGIAGPGDALANPQKTFETFELVRDYAPDLKLCLSTNGLELPQYVDEMVKYNIDHVTVTINSVDETGEIGSQIYPWIFYNNKRYYGKEAAQILLERQLEGMKKCVEKGILIKANSVLIPGINDKHLPEVSKKLKEIGVFLHNIMPIISEPEHGTAFGLAGVPSATDQQQMEVQEACGMDMKLMQHCRQCRADAVGLIGEDRGQEFTKAAFNEMNFDELQTKYDLQGRQEAQAKIEKFRFFLDQANERVRKEKEELSSDGNTVLVAVTTAGEGMINQHFGSVREFLIYEAGDKGIRFVHHRKLDYEYCAGPDGANPMDPILEKLKDVKLILTAKIGGCPQDDLAKAGIAADQSYAYEPIEVSVLKAARKYFNLSEEMEGN, encoded by the coding sequence ATGAGTTGTTGCTCAAACAATCCTGCTGAAAACTTTATGCCCGAAGATATTCGCCAGAAGATACACAACCACCCGTGTTATTCAGAAGGCGCACATCATCATTATGCCCGCATTCACGTAGCGGTCGCCCCTGCATGTAATATCCAGTGCAACTACTGTAACAGAAAATACGACTGTTCGAACGAAAGCCGTCCCGGTGTCACAAGCGAAAGGCTTACTCCCAAAGAAGCTGCGAAAAAAGTCTTGTTTGTCGGCGGCGAGGTACAGCGTTTAAGCGTTTTGGGCATAGCGGGACCCGGTGACGCACTTGCTAACCCTCAAAAGACATTCGAGACATTTGAGTTGGTACGTGATTATGCGCCTGACTTAAAACTGTGTCTTTCAACAAACGGGCTTGAACTGCCTCAATATGTAGATGAGATGGTCAAGTACAACATAGACCATGTCACCGTCACTATCAACAGCGTGGACGAAACAGGTGAGATCGGTTCGCAAATATATCCTTGGATCTTTTACAACAATAAAAGATACTACGGTAAAGAAGCGGCGCAGATCCTTTTAGAACGTCAGCTTGAAGGGATGAAAAAGTGTGTCGAAAAAGGGATACTTATCAAAGCCAACTCTGTTTTGATCCCCGGCATCAACGACAAACACCTTCCTGAAGTCTCTAAAAAGCTCAAAGAGATCGGTGTGTTTTTGCATAACATCATGCCTATCATCTCCGAGCCTGAACACGGTACTGCATTTGGGCTCGCAGGCGTACCAAGCGCGACCGATCAGCAGCAGATGGAAGTACAAGAAGCATGCGGAATGGACATGAAACTTATGCAGCACTGCCGCCAATGCCGTGCGGATGCCGTGGGCCTTATCGGCGAGGACAGAGGACAGGAGTTCACAAAAGCGGCTTTTAACGAGATGAATTTTGATGAACTACAGACTAAGTACGATCTGCAGGGACGTCAAGAAGCACAGGCAAAGATCGAAAAATTTAGATTTTTCTTGGATCAGGCAAACGAACGCGTGCGTAAAGAAAAAGAGGAACTCAGCTCTGACGGCAATACTGTCCTTGTAGCGGTCACGACTGCAGGCGAGGGGATGATAAACCAGCATTTCGGCTCAGTCAGAGAGTTTCTTATCTATGAAGCGGGTGACAAAGGTATCCGCTTCGTTCACCATAGAAAACTCGATTATGAATACTGTGCGGGACCGGACGGTGCAAACCCTATGGACCCTATCCTTGAAAAACTCAAAGATGTAAAACTCATCCTTACAGCAAAGATCGGCGGATGCCCGCAAGACGATCTGGCTAAAGCCGGAATCGCTGCAGATCAAAGCTACGCTTACGAGCCGATTGAGGTTTCTGTTTTAAAAGCGGCGAGAAAATACTTTAACCTCTCCGAAGAGATGGAAGGGAATTGA
- a CDS encoding DUF4395 domain-containing protein, whose product MKELFAYGEKVAGYDVRVLNEREARAAAGILFVGAFLGLTNGVMLGTAVFSEYFVSFFALDFTIRVIKPKYAPSLLIGRFFVQNQTPEYVGAEQKRFAWLLGMIIAWPMFYYLVIDFQPNPIKVLVCLICMALLFLEAAFSICLGCKIFSVIRREKASHCPGGVCEMRIKEPVQRFSLLQKFIVVVTFTGMIYGGYAYMTKLPDRTFLVKKLKVMMMSEAELKKKEQQEYQKQLDEFDKEE is encoded by the coding sequence ATGAAAGAGTTATTTGCATACGGTGAAAAAGTTGCGGGATATGACGTAAGAGTTTTGAATGAAAGAGAAGCCAGGGCTGCGGCGGGCATACTTTTTGTAGGAGCGTTTTTAGGACTTACCAACGGCGTTATGCTTGGAACGGCGGTTTTTTCAGAGTACTTCGTGAGCTTTTTTGCGCTCGATTTTACCATCCGTGTCATCAAACCGAAGTATGCGCCTAGCCTGCTGATCGGTCGTTTTTTTGTGCAGAATCAGACACCCGAATATGTCGGAGCCGAACAAAAACGTTTCGCCTGGCTGCTTGGGATGATTATTGCATGGCCCATGTTTTACTACCTTGTCATAGATTTTCAGCCAAATCCCATTAAAGTCCTTGTCTGTCTCATCTGTATGGCTTTACTTTTTTTAGAGGCTGCTTTTTCTATCTGCCTTGGTTGTAAGATATTTAGTGTCATCAGAAGAGAAAAAGCAAGCCACTGCCCGGGCGGCGTATGTGAAATGAGGATAAAAGAGCCTGTTCAAAGATTCTCTCTTTTACAAAAATTTATAGTTGTCGTCACCTTTACAGGGATGATCTACGGCGGATATGCTTACATGACAAAACTTCCCGACAGAACATTTCTCGTAAAAAAGCTTAAAGTGATGATGATGAGCGAAGCGGAGCTTAAAAAGAAAGAGCAGCAAGAGTATCAAAAACAGCTTGACGAATTTGATAAAGAGGAGTGA
- a CDS encoding SIR2 family protein, which produces MNEMIQNIKKELRNQTTVPYFGLGIFQGITTKNGEEMPYDSDSMILAMNSGRAMSQRLMFEYSRAAMHLEQRRGVEYMTQLMNHIYTKEFEPTSLQKAVLDMSPRYIIDTNRDMKIQELLAYEPHCLIIGKSRIMADKNRYEVYEYDVENKKYFLVEDEVLDNAKKILFKPMGSPLPEPSFIISDADYVDWLTEAMGGFALPCILKTYRKTKKYLFLGTSFDRDTDRMVANELTLNLEGGYVITDKELGKKEKKFIEKHNLEVIDMSLQDFIKEFV; this is translated from the coding sequence ATGAACGAGATGATACAAAACATAAAAAAAGAGTTGAGAAACCAAACGACCGTACCCTATTTCGGACTGGGAATATTTCAGGGCATCACAACGAAAAACGGTGAAGAGATGCCTTATGATTCGGATTCGATGATACTTGCGATGAACAGCGGAAGAGCGATGAGCCAAAGGCTGATGTTCGAGTATTCACGCGCTGCCATGCACCTCGAACAGCGCAGGGGTGTAGAGTATATGACCCAGCTTATGAACCATATCTACACAAAAGAGTTCGAGCCTACCTCTTTGCAAAAAGCGGTGCTGGACATGTCGCCGCGCTACATCATAGATACCAACCGCGATATGAAGATACAAGAACTCTTGGCGTATGAACCACACTGTCTTATCATCGGCAAATCAAGAATAATGGCTGATAAAAACAGATATGAAGTGTATGAGTACGACGTCGAGAACAAAAAATACTTTCTTGTAGAAGACGAAGTCTTGGACAATGCGAAGAAAATACTTTTCAAACCGATGGGCTCGCCCCTACCTGAGCCGAGCTTCATCATCTCCGATGCCGATTATGTGGATTGGCTGACCGAAGCTATGGGCGGGTTTGCGCTTCCTTGCATATTAAAGACATATAGAAAGACAAAAAAGTATCTTTTTTTAGGCACATCGTTCGACCGCGATACCGACAGAATGGTCGCCAACGAGCTGACACTCAATCTTGAAGGCGGTTACGTCATCACGGACAAAGAACTTGGTAAAAAAGAGAAAAAATTCATCGAAAAACATAACTTGGAAGTCATCGACATGTCGCTTCAAGATTTCATAAAAGAGTTCGTTTAA
- a CDS encoding ATP-dependent Clp protease proteolytic subunit, with amino-acid sequence MPIIPTVKDLSPRGERYFDLFSKLLNDRVIIITEQVDDQMMGIIVSQLLYLEAEDSSEPIHMYISSPGGSVMAGLAILDTMQLICAPVYTYAMGMVASMAAVLFTCGEKGHRYMLPNAQIMIHQPLGGASGQASDIEIQAKHIMNLKKRLYKIISKATEKHVKTIEKQSDRDNYFEAEEAIAFGLADTILSSIEKKDNR; translated from the coding sequence ATGCCAATAATACCGACAGTAAAAGACCTCTCGCCCAGAGGCGAGAGATATTTTGACCTTTTTTCAAAACTTTTAAACGACCGCGTCATCATCATCACCGAACAAGTGGACGACCAGATGATGGGCATCATCGTCTCTCAGCTTCTCTACCTTGAAGCAGAGGATTCAAGTGAACCCATCCATATGTACATCAGCTCGCCGGGCGGTTCAGTGATGGCAGGACTTGCCATCCTCGATACGATGCAGCTCATCTGCGCACCCGTCTACACATACGCGATGGGAATGGTCGCTTCCATGGCAGCCGTCCTTTTTACATGCGGCGAGAAGGGACACAGGTATATGCTGCCAAATGCCCAGATCATGATACATCAGCCTTTAGGCGGCGCATCCGGACAGGCAAGCGACATAGAGATACAGGCAAAACATATCATGAACCTTAAAAAAAGACTCTACAAAATCATTTCAAAGGCGACGGAAAAACATGTTAAGACTATTGAAAAACAGAGCGATCGTGACAACTATTTTGAAGCAGAAGAGGCTATTGCATTTGGATTGGCCGACACAATACTAAGCAGCATTGAAAAAAAGGATAATCGATGA
- the clpX gene encoding ATP-dependent Clp protease ATP-binding subunit ClpX — translation MSQEKICSFCGRKQSEVKKMFSSEKTHICNECIATCSNILQKEVKYEQRAQMQEQLPKPQKIVEHLDKHIIGQEDAKKVLAVALYNHYKRIESPIYNNVELEKSNILLLGPTGSGKTLLAKSLARIMKVPFAIADATALTEAGYVGEDVESILSRLLAAANYDIELAQRGIIYIDEIDKIARKSESSTMGRDVSGEGVQQGLLKILEGAEVYVPLKGSRKNSTTETVLFDTSHVLFVCGGAFVGLVPDTNSKKSNRVGFGSLKDKEAKEFKVDQKALVHYGIIPEFIGRIPVIAQLKELTKEQMVQILKEPDNALIKQFQALFEMDGITLRFEDKALEAIAQQAIEKGVGARGLRGIIEEVMLPLQYSCPSREDLQSCTITEALVKDPSKEPIFTYKTEKEA, via the coding sequence ATGAGCCAAGAGAAAATCTGCTCGTTTTGCGGGCGCAAACAAAGCGAAGTCAAAAAGATGTTCTCATCGGAGAAGACGCATATCTGTAACGAGTGTATCGCTACATGTTCGAACATCCTGCAAAAAGAGGTGAAGTACGAACAGCGCGCGCAGATGCAAGAACAGCTTCCAAAACCCCAAAAGATCGTCGAGCATCTCGACAAACACATTATTGGTCAAGAAGATGCGAAAAAAGTACTGGCAGTCGCTTTGTACAACCACTACAAACGCATCGAGAGTCCCATCTACAACAATGTAGAACTTGAAAAAAGCAACATCCTGCTTTTGGGACCAACGGGCAGCGGCAAGACCCTTCTTGCAAAATCACTGGCTCGTATCATGAAGGTTCCTTTTGCCATAGCCGATGCGACTGCACTGACTGAAGCCGGATATGTTGGCGAGGACGTCGAGAGCATCCTCTCGCGCCTGCTCGCCGCTGCGAACTACGACATCGAACTTGCTCAAAGAGGGATCATCTACATAGACGAGATAGACAAGATTGCACGAAAAAGCGAATCTTCCACTATGGGACGCGATGTCTCCGGCGAAGGCGTACAGCAGGGACTTTTAAAGATACTAGAAGGTGCAGAGGTCTACGTTCCTCTCAAGGGAAGCCGTAAAAATTCAACGACGGAGACCGTGCTTTTTGACACATCTCATGTACTTTTTGTCTGCGGCGGAGCGTTTGTGGGACTGGTCCCCGACACAAACAGTAAAAAAAGCAACAGAGTCGGTTTCGGTTCGCTCAAAGACAAAGAGGCGAAAGAGTTCAAAGTCGACCAAAAAGCGCTCGTGCATTACGGCATCATTCCCGAGTTCATCGGACGTATCCCCGTCATAGCCCAGCTTAAAGAGCTGACAAAAGAGCAGATGGTTCAGATTTTAAAAGAGCCAGACAACGCGCTCATTAAACAGTTTCAGGCTCTCTTTGAGATGGACGGCATAACGCTGCGGTTCGAAGACAAAGCACTCGAAGCGATCGCTCAACAAGCGATAGAAAAAGGCGTGGGTGCCAGAGGGCTTCGAGGGATCATCGAAGAGGTGATGCTGCCGCTTCAATACTCCTGCCCTTCGCGCGAAGATCTACAGAGTTGTACCATAACAGAAGCGCTCGTAAAAGATCCTTCAAAAGAACCAATATTTACCTATAAAACGGAAAAAGAAGCGTAA
- a CDS encoding HAD family phosphatase has translation MKKFLLFDNDGVLVETEKWYYEANKKALKEIDVELEFDVYMEIMARGGTAWEAAQKLGRPKELIDEQRRRRDAYYQEFLLSEHIEIEGVLDVLEELSREYRMGIVTTARRVDFNLIHSQREIVKYMDFSLCVEEYPRAKPYADPYLAGMKKFGALQRECLVIEDSQRGLQAAVNAGIECAVVDNTFTATHDFSGAAFRIKALKELPLLLKSLKK, from the coding sequence ATGAAAAAATTTCTTCTTTTTGATAATGACGGTGTCCTTGTAGAGACTGAAAAATGGTACTACGAAGCAAATAAAAAAGCTTTAAAAGAGATAGACGTGGAGCTGGAGTTCGATGTCTATATGGAGATTATGGCGCGAGGCGGTACGGCTTGGGAAGCGGCGCAGAAACTCGGGCGTCCCAAAGAGCTCATAGATGAACAAAGACGCAGAAGGGATGCATACTACCAGGAGTTTTTGCTAAGCGAACATATCGAGATAGAGGGAGTTCTCGATGTGCTTGAAGAGCTCTCACGTGAGTACAGGATGGGCATCGTCACGACTGCCAGACGGGTTGATTTTAATCTCATACATTCGCAAAGAGAGATAGTGAAATATATGGATTTCAGCCTGTGTGTAGAGGAGTACCCAAGAGCAAAACCCTATGCCGATCCCTATTTGGCGGGGATGAAAAAGTTTGGTGCCTTGCAGCGGGAGTGTCTTGTCATAGAAGATTCTCAAAGAGGGCTTCAAGCAGCTGTGAATGCAGGCATAGAGTGTGCCGTTGTAGATAACACTTTCACCGCGACACATGATTTCAGCGGCGCGGCCTTCCGGATAAAAGCGCTCAAAGAGCTTCCCTTATTGCTTAAATCTTTAAAAAAGTAG
- a CDS encoding NAD(P)/FAD-dependent oxidoreductase, protein MKILDTDVAIVGSGSVHTVAMHLAKGGKKVVLIEQDELGGTCALHGCLPKKYLVEHAHIRMMIRHLLTRGFETLPKSSWSSLQAAKEEFTKSVPNHTRKLLQAAGVEFVQGKAVFGGTHSLKVGDSYEINAKKIIVATGSKPKKAKEIEGSQHILNSDDFLNLKELPKNTVFIGGGYITMEFAHILGAFGSKVTIIHRGDTLLKRLDQEISSRLENVLADMDINIIKETTVSKIKKVGGAFEITDSNGTLHRCEKIFSAIGRVPNLSVLEGGLGEVEYNAHGIKVNSFCQSISNPDVYAAGDAAATPFMLSSTADQEARVAARNILHGNSESIDYDIVPTSIFTYPEAAAVGLDEMQARSQGLSFEIYSGETKEWSSSKRIGEEHGFYKIIVEKKSARILGAHLIRHHASELINLFALAIKTKATTHDLKHMMWAYPNFTSDIRYMLS, encoded by the coding sequence ATGAAGATTTTAGACACAGACGTCGCTATCGTCGGTTCGGGTTCGGTCCACACTGTCGCCATGCATCTTGCCAAAGGTGGGAAGAAAGTGGTTTTGATCGAACAGGACGAGCTTGGCGGCACATGCGCGCTGCATGGGTGTCTGCCCAAAAAATACCTTGTAGAACACGCTCACATCCGCATGATGATCCGCCATCTTTTGACAAGAGGGTTTGAGACCCTGCCAAAAAGTTCCTGGAGTTCGCTTCAAGCCGCCAAAGAGGAGTTTACAAAAAGTGTCCCAAACCACACGCGCAAACTGCTTCAAGCCGCCGGCGTGGAGTTTGTGCAGGGAAAAGCGGTTTTTGGCGGAACGCATTCTCTTAAGGTCGGCGATTCATATGAAATAAACGCAAAAAAAATCATCGTAGCCACCGGCTCAAAACCAAAAAAAGCAAAAGAGATAGAGGGCTCACAGCATATCCTTAACAGTGACGATTTTCTTAACCTAAAAGAGCTTCCGAAAAATACGGTGTTCATCGGAGGCGGCTATATCACGATGGAGTTTGCACACATACTCGGTGCATTCGGAAGCAAAGTCACGATCATCCACAGGGGAGATACACTTCTGAAACGGCTGGATCAAGAGATATCTTCAAGACTTGAAAACGTTTTGGCGGATATGGACATAAATATCATAAAAGAGACGACGGTATCGAAGATAAAAAAGGTTGGCGGAGCATTTGAGATCACCGACTCAAACGGCACTCTGCACAGATGTGAAAAGATCTTTTCGGCGATAGGCAGAGTACCCAATCTCTCCGTACTAGAGGGCGGTCTTGGAGAAGTCGAATATAATGCGCACGGCATCAAAGTCAACAGTTTTTGCCAAAGCATATCCAACCCCGACGTCTATGCCGCGGGAGATGCCGCAGCAACACCTTTTATGCTCTCTTCGACCGCGGATCAGGAAGCTCGTGTAGCGGCGAGAAATATCCTGCACGGCAACAGTGAGAGCATAGATTACGACATCGTTCCCACTTCCATCTTCACCTATCCCGAAGCAGCAGCCGTCGGACTCGATGAAATGCAGGCAAGATCACAGGGGCTTTCGTTTGAGATTTACAGCGGCGAGACAAAAGAGTGGTCTTCATCAAAAAGGATCGGAGAAGAACACGGCTTTTACAAGATCATCGTCGAAAAAAAGAGCGCCCGTATACTGGGCGCACATCTTATCCGCCACCATGCCTCGGAGCTGATAAACCTCTTTGCCCTTGCCATCAAGACAAAGGCGACGACACATGACCTCAAGCACATGATGTGGGCGTATCCGAACTTTACTTCCGACATACGATATATGCTGAGCTGA
- a CDS encoding alkene reductase — protein sequence MNIFSTIKLGNYNLKNRIFMAPMTRCRSVKNNVPNDLMAKYYAQRASAGLIITEGTQISTQGIGYPATPGIHTDAQIEGWKKITKAVHEKEGKIFLQLWHVGRVSHSSYHGGKLPVAPSAIKPSGQIYTYEGMKDFETPRALKIEEIKEIVKEYAQGAKNAIEAGFDGVEIHSANGYLPDQFLRDGTNIRSDEYGGTIENRARFLFEIVEAVTAAVGAAKTGVRISPSGTFNSMTDSNPQKHFAYVCQKLNEFNLAYLHVVDALEGDIRHGANVVELAVLRDAYKGLLIVNGGYDKAKANKVIEDHLANAVSFAALFLANPDLPERFKTNAPLNEADPDTFYTQDAKGYTDYPSL from the coding sequence ATGAATATTTTTTCGACTATAAAACTTGGAAATTACAATTTAAAAAATAGAATTTTCATGGCTCCGATGACACGATGCAGAAGCGTCAAGAACAACGTTCCAAACGATCTGATGGCTAAGTATTACGCACAAAGAGCTTCAGCGGGTCTGATCATAACCGAAGGAACACAGATCTCGACTCAGGGCATCGGCTATCCTGCAACTCCCGGGATTCATACGGATGCTCAGATAGAAGGTTGGAAAAAGATCACAAAAGCCGTACATGAAAAAGAGGGAAAGATATTTTTGCAGCTGTGGCACGTGGGAAGAGTATCGCATTCATCTTATCACGGCGGAAAACTTCCCGTGGCTCCTTCTGCCATCAAACCTTCGGGTCAGATATACACCTACGAGGGGATGAAAGATTTCGAAACGCCAAGAGCACTTAAAATAGAAGAGATAAAAGAGATCGTAAAAGAGTATGCCCAAGGTGCTAAAAATGCGATTGAGGCAGGCTTTGACGGCGTTGAGATACACAGCGCAAACGGTTATCTTCCCGATCAGTTTTTGCGAGACGGTACAAATATAAGAAGCGACGAATACGGCGGGACGATAGAAAACAGAGCCCGTTTTCTTTTTGAAATCGTCGAAGCCGTGACGGCCGCCGTCGGTGCGGCAAAGACGGGTGTCAGGATCTCCCCGAGCGGAACTTTTAACAGTATGACCGACTCCAACCCGCAAAAACATTTTGCTTACGTATGTCAAAAGCTCAACGAGTTCAACCTTGCGTATCTTCATGTGGTCGACGCACTTGAAGGCGACATAAGACACGGTGCCAATGTCGTGGAACTGGCGGTACTTAGAGATGCTTACAAAGGTCTTTTGATAGTAAACGGCGGGTATGACAAAGCAAAAGCGAACAAGGTCATCGAAGACCATCTGGCAAACGCCGTCTCTTTTGCGGCGCTGTTTCTCGCCAATCCGGATCTGCCGGAGCGTTTTAAAACAAATGCTCCGCTCAACGAAGCCGATCCTGATACTTTTTATACACAGGATGCAAAAGGCTATACGGACTACCCCTCTTTATGA
- a CDS encoding diguanylate cyclase — MLVLRIGGTLMFEETKKYINALTIGYIIALSIIAALSVSSHFFLYKVIKVQSCFASLINVSGKQRMLSQRIGMLSCHYALNQNDYNKKSLSQAISSMESAHLALTKGDKTLDFPSTLPPEIYDVYYGKKYDLDHKVKEYIALAKQFLYNPTDKELLKEIMSKSHDSLLEGLDKIVRLYETQSIEQIEMITYTQRIVLIVIIATLFVEALFIFRPIIKKIKYFATLLYELATHDYLTKFANRRLTLELLEKLLIRNRIDKQPISVMMVDIDFFKKINDAYGHNAGDSVIVAVAKTILKSVRPTDICGRWGGEEFLIILPETDLKDADAVAQRVLLNIEKEDIDIESKKIKTTVSIGVSTYIAGEPVMDFIERADSALYLAKNNGRNRVESRVEEESLSTLFHKEG, encoded by the coding sequence ATGCTAGTTTTAAGAATCGGCGGAACTTTGATGTTTGAAGAGACGAAAAAATATATTAATGCTTTGACTATAGGCTATATCATCGCGCTCAGCATCATCGCGGCATTGTCCGTGAGTTCCCATTTCTTTCTTTACAAAGTCATCAAAGTGCAGTCCTGCTTCGCTTCGCTTATCAATGTAAGCGGTAAACAAAGGATGCTCTCTCAAAGAATAGGGATGCTTTCCTGCCACTATGCGCTCAATCAAAACGATTACAATAAAAAATCGCTCTCCCAAGCGATATCTTCGATGGAAAGTGCACATCTTGCTCTAACCAAAGGCGATAAGACTTTAGATTTTCCTTCGACTCTGCCGCCTGAAATTTATGACGTATATTACGGGAAAAAATACGATCTGGATCATAAGGTCAAAGAATATATCGCTTTGGCAAAACAGTTTTTGTATAATCCGACGGATAAGGAACTTCTTAAAGAGATTATGAGCAAGTCTCATGATTCATTGCTCGAAGGGCTGGACAAAATTGTCAGGCTGTACGAAACTCAAAGCATCGAACAGATAGAGATGATAACGTATACACAGCGAATAGTCCTTATCGTGATCATAGCCACGCTGTTTGTCGAAGCACTCTTTATTTTCCGGCCGATAATCAAAAAGATAAAATATTTCGCGACCTTGCTGTATGAACTTGCTACACATGATTATCTGACGAAATTCGCGAACAGAAGACTCACTTTGGAACTGCTTGAAAAGCTTCTTATCAGAAACAGGATCGATAAGCAGCCGATCTCGGTCATGATGGTGGATATCGATTTTTTTAAAAAGATCAACGATGCATACGGACATAATGCGGGTGACAGTGTGATCGTCGCCGTTGCAAAAACCATTTTAAAGAGTGTTCGTCCGACGGATATCTGCGGTAGATGGGGAGGAGAAGAGTTTTTGATCATTCTTCCGGAAACCGATCTTAAAGATGCGGATGCGGTCGCGCAAAGGGTTCTTTTAAATATTGAAAAAGAGGATATCGATATAGAATCAAAAAAGATCAAAACGACCGTGAGTATAGGAGTATCGACATATATTGCCGGCGAACCTGTCATGGACTTTATCGAGCGTGCGGATTCGGCTCTTTATCTGGCTAAGAACAACGGCAGGAACAGGGTAGAAAGCAGAGTTGAAGAAGAGTCTTTATCGACACTGTTTCATAAAGAGGGGTAG